In one Cydia strobilella chromosome 25, ilCydStro3.1, whole genome shotgun sequence genomic region, the following are encoded:
- the LOC134752956 gene encoding gastrula zinc finger protein XlCGF46.1-like codes for MNESDKSHCRLCAEIKPTEKLINLESDITRRLEIVKKLTRVNANSTIMFERDVLPKTVCLICINSLDKAFEFVEKVEHAQQVLIDTYKNVKKEEFISDDDNTELLTPDTPIKEDHVVLVDNSAKVSKKLVKKRVQKPQYTWKEYKWTCAKCGSEFTTIEDFKTHSMTYHECCNAFKCTDCNTNILRLDKFILHVKRHRKHLKLSCYICNTKFSSGNKVTLHKKVHSISENVCSGCNSEFQNVDDLNQHIKLYYKNRAGSTIAVMDTSDGLTCVICKKTFKNKGSLNGHLLVHTQKSPKKRAHICDRCGKGFYNKSDLAAHVASHEEARPFECEICKADFKTVVRLKAHIKVHNDFKPYSCLQCFRRFRLRKQLKSHEIIHTDSLPFVCPYCSKAFRFKSILDLHLRQHTGVKPYCCELCQRNFTNWSNYNKHMKRRHGTSMVKRKPNIIVENTTVTGMDYAPLPEKTLHFV; via the coding sequence ATGAACGAATCAGACAAATCCCATTGCCGTCTTTGTGCTGAAATAAAACCAACAGAAAAGCTTATCAACCTGGAATCAGACATAACCAGGCGTcttgaaattgtaaaaaaactaaCTCGAGTCAATGCAAATTCAACGATTATGTTTGAAAGGGACGTTCTTCCGAAAACTGTGTGTTTAATCTGTATCAATTCTCTAGATAAAGCCTTTGAATTTGTTGAAAAAGTTGAACATGCCCAACAGGTTCTTATCGATACCTATAAGAATGTGAAAAAGGAAGAATTTATATCGGATGATGACAATACAGAGCTTCTGACTCCGGACACACCTATTAAAGAAGACCATGTAGTCCTTGTGGATAATTCAGCAAAAGTTTCTAAGAAACTTGTTAAAAAGCGCGTACAAAAACCTCAATATACTTGGAAAGAATATAAATGGACTTGTGCAAAGTGTGGAAGCGAATTTACAACCATAGAAGACTTTAAAACACACTCGATGACATACCATGAATGCTGCAATGCATTTAAATGCACAGATTGCAACACCAACATTCTCCGATTGGATAAATTCATTCTGCATGTGAAGCGGCATAGGAAGCATTTAAAACTATCATGCTATATTTGCAATACGAAATTTTCATCCGGTAATAAAGTTAccttacacaaaaaagtccacTCAATATCGGAAAATGTATGCTCCGGTTGCAACTCTGAATTCCAAAATGTGGATGACTTAAATCAACATATAAAGTTGTACTATAAAAACCGCGCTGGCAGCACTATAGCAGTCATGGACACATCAGATGGCCTGACATGTGTAATATGTAAaaagacttttaaaaataaaggtagCTTAAATGGTCATTTACTTGTCCACACACAGAAAAGCCCTAAGAAAAGAGCGCACATATGTGACCGCTGCGGTAAAGGGTTTTATAACAAAAGTGACTTAGCAGCGCATGTAGCATCGCACGAAGAAGCCCGTCCGTTTGAATGTGAAATCTGTAAAGCAGACTTTAAAACCGTAGTCCGTTTAAAAGCTCATATCAAAGTACATAATGATTTTAAACCTTACTCATGTCTTCAATGCTTTCGTCGTTTTCGACTCAGGAAACAACTAAAATCCCATGAAATCATTCATACAGATTCCTTACCATTTGTGTGTCCGTATTGCAGCAAAGCATTCCGTTTTAAAAGTATTCTCGATTTGCATTTACGGCAGCATACCGGTGTAAAGCCGTACTGCTGTGAATTGTGTCAAAGGAATTTCACAAAttggtcaaattacaataagcATATGAAACGGAGACATGGGACTAGCATGGTCAAAAGAAAACCTAATATAATTGTGGAAAATACCACAGTTACTGGTATGGATTATGCACCTTTGCCagaaaaaacattacattttgtGTAA